In Dasypus novemcinctus isolate mDasNov1 chromosome 10, mDasNov1.1.hap2, whole genome shotgun sequence, one DNA window encodes the following:
- the LOC101437624 gene encoding olfactory receptor 56A1, whose product MALLSNNSAFPVSEFLLICFPNYQSWQHWLSLPLSLLFLLAMGANTILLITILLETSLHEPLYYLLSLLSLLDIVLCLTVTPKVLAIFWFDLRSISFSACFLQMFIMNSFLPMESCTFMVMAYDRYVAICHPLRYPSIITDQFVAKASVFIVARNALLTAPIPILTAQLHYRGKNVIENCICANLSVSRLSSDNFTLNRIYQFVAGWTLLGSDFILIFLSYTFILRAVLRFKSEGAAVKALSTCVSHFILIFFFSTILLVIVLTNVARKRVPMDILILLNVLHHLIPPALNPIVYGVRTQQIKQGIQKLLQRGM is encoded by the coding sequence ATGGCATTGCTCAGCAACAACTCTGCCTTTCCAGTCTCTGAATTCCtcctcatctgcttccctaactACCAGAGTTGGCAGCACTGGCTCTCCCTGCCCctcagcctcctcttcctcctggccATGGGAGCCAACACCATACTTCTGATCACCATCCTCCTGGAGACCTCTCTGCATGAACCCTTGTACTACCTGCTCAGCCTCCTCTCCCTGCTGGACATCGTGCTCTGCCTCACTGTCACCCCCAAGGTCCTGGCCATCTTCTGGTTTGACCTCAGGTCCATCAGCTTCTCTGCCTGCTTCCTCCAGATGTTCATCATGAATAGTTTCCTCCCCATGGAGTCCTGCACATTTATggtcatggcctatgaccgctatgtggccatctgccatcCTCTGCGGTATCCATCCATTATCACTGACCAATTCGTGGCCAAAGCTAGTGTCTTCATTGTGGCACGAAATGCCCTTCTCACTGCACCCATTCCTATTCTCACTGCCCAGCTCCATTATCGTGGGAAAAATGTCATTGAGAACTGCATCTGTGCCAACCTGTCTGTGTCCAGGCTCTCCTCTGACAATTTCACCCTTAACAGAATCTACCAATTTGTGGCTGGTTGGACCTTGCTGGGCTCAGATTTCATCCTCATCTTCCTCTCCTACACTTTCATCCTAAGAGCTGTGCTTAGATTCAAGTCTGAAGGGGCTGCAGTCAAGGCCCTGAGCACATGCGTCTCCCACTtcattctcatcttcttcttcAGCACCATTCTGCTGGTTATAGTGCTGACAAATGTGGCCAGAAAGAGAGTCCCCATGGATATCCTCATTCTGCTCAATGTTCTTCACCACCTCATCCCTCCTGCCTTGAACCCTATTGTATATGGAGTGCGGACCCAACAGATAAAGCAAGGAATTCAGAAATTGCTGCAGAGAGGAATGTGA